From the genome of Alosa sapidissima isolate fAloSap1 chromosome 14, fAloSap1.pri, whole genome shotgun sequence, one region includes:
- the slc35c1 gene encoding GDP-fucose transporter 1 isoform X2: MALVGSTDSMDNGGTGESFIMRSIKIALVVALYWFISITMVFLNNYLLENKDLDAPLFITFFQCLVSVGLCRLMYFLSTLFPDKIDFPSMRFDLKVSREVLPLTIVFIGMITFNNLCLKHVGVAFYTVGRSLSTVFNVIFTYTIIKQTTSLKALLCCGVILGGFWLGVDQEGVAGSLSWTGVLFGVLASACVSLNAIYTKKVMPVVDGSIWKLSFYNNLNACVLFLPLIVIFGELGSILSFNRLGDPQFWTMMGIGGVFGFAIGYVTGLQIKFTSPLTHNVSGTAKACAQTVLAVMYNHSSKSLLWWTSNMMVLGGSSGYTWVKGMEMKKAPAEIPQVTVSKDLKPKDHPEV; the protein is encoded by the exons ATGGCGCTTGTTGGTTCAACGGATTCCATGGACAACGGTGGGACGGGCGAGAGTTTTATTATGAGATCCATCAAAATAGCTCTTGTGGTGGCACTTTACTGGTTTATTTCCATCACGATGGTTTTCCTAAACAACTATCTACTCGAAAACAAAGACCTGGATGCACCACTATTCATCACGTTCTTTCAGTGCCTGGTGAGCGTGGGACTCTGTCGATTAATGTATTTCTTATCCACACTGTTCCCCGACAAAATTGACTTTCCCTCTATGAGGTTTGACCTCAAAGTGTCCCGAGAAGTCCTACCTCTCACCATTGTGTTCATTGGGATGATTACTTTCAACAACCTTTGCTTGAAACATGTTGGAGTCGCCTTCTACACCGTTGGACGTTCGCTCAGCACAGTTTTCAACGTTATTTTTACATACACAATTATTAAGCAGACCACATCTCTAAAAGCCCTCTTGTGTTGTGGGGTTATTTtgg GGGGGTTCTGGCTTGGTGTGGATCAAGAGGGTGTTGCTGGTTCACTGTCCTGGACTGGAGTCCTCTTTGGAGTCTTAGCCAGTGCTTGTGTTTCTCTCAATGCCATCTATACCAAAAAGGTCATGCCGGTGGTAGATGGCAGCATCTGGAAACTATCCTTTTACAACAACCTGAATGCATGTGTTCTCTTTTTACCGCTCATTGTCATATTTGGTGAACTGGGAAGTATCCTGAGCTTTAACCGGTTGGGTGACCCACAGTTCTGGACTATGATGGGCATTGGAGGGGTGTTTGGCTTTGCCATTGGCTATGTCACTGGCCTGCAGATTAAATTCACCAGCCCTCTGACTCACAACGTGTCTGGCACTGCCAAGGCCTGCGCGCAGACAGTCCTGGCAGTGATGTACAATCACTCTAGCAAGTCTTTGTTGTGGTGGACCAGTAATATGATGGTGTTGGGGGGCTCCTCTGGCTACACATGGGTAAAGGGAATGGAGATGAAGAAGGCTCCAGCCGAGATCCCACAAGTAACTGTGTCAAAGGACCTTAAACCCAAAGATCACCCAGAGGTGTAG
- the slc35c1 gene encoding GDP-fucose transporter 1 isoform X1, producing MNRSQLKRSKILRMALVGSTDSMDNGGTGESFIMRSIKIALVVALYWFISITMVFLNNYLLENKDLDAPLFITFFQCLVSVGLCRLMYFLSTLFPDKIDFPSMRFDLKVSREVLPLTIVFIGMITFNNLCLKHVGVAFYTVGRSLSTVFNVIFTYTIIKQTTSLKALLCCGVILGGFWLGVDQEGVAGSLSWTGVLFGVLASACVSLNAIYTKKVMPVVDGSIWKLSFYNNLNACVLFLPLIVIFGELGSILSFNRLGDPQFWTMMGIGGVFGFAIGYVTGLQIKFTSPLTHNVSGTAKACAQTVLAVMYNHSSKSLLWWTSNMMVLGGSSGYTWVKGMEMKKAPAEIPQVTVSKDLKPKDHPEV from the exons ATGAACAGGTCTCAGCTGAAGCGCTCGAAAATATTAAGGATGGCGCTTGTTGGTTCAACGGATTCCATGGACAACGGTGGGACGGGCGAGAGTTTTATTATGAGATCCATCAAAATAGCTCTTGTGGTGGCACTTTACTGGTTTATTTCCATCACGATGGTTTTCCTAAACAACTATCTACTCGAAAACAAAGACCTGGATGCACCACTATTCATCACGTTCTTTCAGTGCCTGGTGAGCGTGGGACTCTGTCGATTAATGTATTTCTTATCCACACTGTTCCCCGACAAAATTGACTTTCCCTCTATGAGGTTTGACCTCAAAGTGTCCCGAGAAGTCCTACCTCTCACCATTGTGTTCATTGGGATGATTACTTTCAACAACCTTTGCTTGAAACATGTTGGAGTCGCCTTCTACACCGTTGGACGTTCGCTCAGCACAGTTTTCAACGTTATTTTTACATACACAATTATTAAGCAGACCACATCTCTAAAAGCCCTCTTGTGTTGTGGGGTTATTTtgg GGGGGTTCTGGCTTGGTGTGGATCAAGAGGGTGTTGCTGGTTCACTGTCCTGGACTGGAGTCCTCTTTGGAGTCTTAGCCAGTGCTTGTGTTTCTCTCAATGCCATCTATACCAAAAAGGTCATGCCGGTGGTAGATGGCAGCATCTGGAAACTATCCTTTTACAACAACCTGAATGCATGTGTTCTCTTTTTACCGCTCATTGTCATATTTGGTGAACTGGGAAGTATCCTGAGCTTTAACCGGTTGGGTGACCCACAGTTCTGGACTATGATGGGCATTGGAGGGGTGTTTGGCTTTGCCATTGGCTATGTCACTGGCCTGCAGATTAAATTCACCAGCCCTCTGACTCACAACGTGTCTGGCACTGCCAAGGCCTGCGCGCAGACAGTCCTGGCAGTGATGTACAATCACTCTAGCAAGTCTTTGTTGTGGTGGACCAGTAATATGATGGTGTTGGGGGGCTCCTCTGGCTACACATGGGTAAAGGGAATGGAGATGAAGAAGGCTCCAGCCGAGATCCCACAAGTAACTGTGTCAAAGGACCTTAAACCCAAAGATCACCCAGAGGTGTAG